A portion of the Stigmatella aurantiaca DW4/3-1 genome contains these proteins:
- a CDS encoding non-ribosomal peptide synthetase: protein MQFRAREQGSQITYRFLGSGDPEGAVEEWSLAHLDILARSIAATLQEANARGERALLLYAPGLEFIAAFVGCLYAGVTAVPCYPPDPSRLDRTLPRMRAIAQDCEARFILTTTPILEMVGALATYAPELLKVRWIATDSTSHDLASAYRRPDLDEGSLAFLQYTSGSTGTPKGVMVSHANLMHNERMIEMGFEINHSAVIVGWLPMFHDMGLIGQVLQPLYLGTSVTLMSPLDFLQRPYRWLQAISHLRATVSGGPNFAYELCARKVTPEERATLDLSSWDVAFTGAEPVRRETLERFSETFSACGFRRGSFHACYGLAEATLFVSGASREARPVIHAVDKEALQRHQVVEARGEGADSQWMVSSGWIAPELRVEIVNPETSEACRAGEVGEIWVAGPSVALGYWGRPEETQQVFHARLANQGAGPFLRTGDLGFFIGEELFISGRLKDVIILRGRNHYPQDIEHTVERAHPCVRPGCCAAFSVEVSGEEQLIVAAEVKLHGEERAATVADAIRRAVADHHEVHVHAVALLRPGTVLKTTSGKIQRRGCRQLYLEGSLELEELSIRGERVRYVAPRTPVEASLTQILAEVLELERVGMEDDFLVLGGNSLSAMQVSARIRDGLQAELPIRALFEHPKVSRLAEVIERALGAAAEGRRREGVLLTRAPRDQPLPLSHAQQRLWFLDKLHPGSAEYLVSESLRLAGPLRVEVLEAALNEVVQRHELLRTSFPERQGVPYQHIAPSLKVDVDVVDLGSLPAERREAEARRLATAEARRPFDLSRLPLVRCSVFQLTDHDHVICFVLHHLVADGWSRNLLLRELHVLYEALARGTEAVLPTLSLQYADYAAWQHQALLEAESSRGTDYWVRQLANLPGPLDLPTDRHTPNGVESTGGQLSMTLGSELNQGLQSLCQERKVTPFMVLLAAWSALLHRYTGAEDIPVGSPIALRPRLELEPLIGLFLNTLVMRTRPSASMPFLELLEQVRTTVLEAEAHREIPFEHLVARLQPERNLERSPFFEVMVNVFQLSPVRDFSPQGLQARPFQLEETSARFALTLYGLEHAGQLELVLLYRRDRFSPARAACMLEQFEHLLHQIVASPERPIGACTLVTPLSRLRLPDPTVTLSLVPYEPVPHLLRTQARLFAQKSAICHQGRTWSYEALGEAMAALVRALLAHGLEPHDVVAVTGPRSFGLIAAMSAVLAARGVLLSLDPRLPGERQRLMLRRAGARYLLHVASENEHPESFFDGLTRLEVSTANGRLLDAPPTGEPAPCPLPEIRPEDPAYIFFTSGTTGLPKAVLGWHTGLSHFLHWQRESFGIGPADRAAQLTGLSFDVLLRDVFTPLTSGATLCIPGEEELGDPSALLSWMEHQRITLLHTVPTLARSWLEYVPEHVHLGTLRWAFFAGEPLSHALVECWRSRFPGAGGIVNLYGPTETTLAKCGFVVGPEPEPGVQPVGLPLPHTQALVLNRAGGLCGVGEIGEITIRTPYRSLGYLGDRAETEQRFLPNPFRSEKLDDKDLLYRTGDLGRYRPDGNLEILGRIDHQIKVAGVRIEPEEIAEVLSQHADVSACAVVARHHPRGHLALVAYVVPSTARVPPPSELIAFLAERLPSTMVPSLAVVLEQLPLTPNGKLDRQALPEPDWTAPSRRGVPVEPRTEAERSLAGLWCRLLGLASVGVHDSFFTLGGHSLLAMRLLAEVEKTFGTRLPVRALFEAPTIAGLAALLEQRQARQAPALDEATQGLLPDVGRRFEPFPLTDTQAAYWVGRSAALASSGISTESYTEFELVGFDVSRLSAALNQLIQRHDMLRAIIRQDGQQQILADVPFYTIESLDLRGRSAREVETALADIRERMSHRALPGDRWPLFELRASLLEGERVRLHVGLDALIVDAWSALLLGHELMSLIEAPEEVQPPPELSFRDYVLAEFASRESQDYHRARDYWRARLPELPPAPELPMVDTGRKEGRSLFRRRASVLAQADWSRLRARAAEAGLSPSALLLAAYSETLACWSRSARFTLNVTLYNRRPSHPRVNELIGNFSTLSLLEVDLRSREPFADRARRLQERLWSDLDHSAFSGVQLMRELARSGRASVDAVMPIVFTSTLGMPTPAGRKLRVPPIVHGITQSAQVFLNHGASEREEGLELRWDALEERFRPGVLEEMFSAYVRRLERLAREPAAWLESSALETPRHLLALQTGETIRQPDTRLHSLFEERAREQPEQLAVISSQRTLSYAELHRLAVHLGDRLHARGARPGQLIAILMEKGWEQVLAVLGVLYSGAAYLPIAPSLPPERIRYLLRNGEVRIVLTQSVLDRALSLPQDVEWIAVDQERAALDAPAPAEPRQRGDDLAYVIYTSGSTGEPKGVMIDHRGAVNTILELNGRLGLKPGDRVLGVSSLSFDLSVYDILGTLAAGAALVLPEPSGNRDPQHWARCITRHGVTVWNSVPALMEMLVEWASQIDPEALRPLRLALLSGDWIPVSLPERVRRLNPRIELLSLGGATEASIWSIVYPIQGVEASWASIPYGRAMANQGVYVLDEHFTPRPVWVVGELYIGGVGVARGYWRDSVRTEQRFLDHPELGRLYRTGDLGRLLPDGHIEFLGREDTQVKLRGHRIELGELEATLLRHPRVAEAVATVFTEQGDRRLVAYVVAREGGEAPTEELLREHLAATLPAYMVPARLILLKSLPLTANGKVDRNRLPTPVQPRAEASGEPRTEKEEALSQIWQEVLGAPGVGLEANFFELGGDSILAVQVVARAARAGLRLSVRQFFQHPTIASLAAVVESCAPTAEAEEASDGEVPLTPMQRWFFERDFADPHHWNQALLLEWRRPVSPTALRQALAALLEHHGALRMRFHQEQGRWVQVQTPWNGEVAFDHLDLSALAGTAQEARLQELAAERQASLSLEQGPLLRATLLDRGPAQAPLFLLIVHHLVVDGISWRILLQDLQVALERIEASPGGAALALGPRTASLRSWAMRLREHAQSPEVAEAASYWLSLPWQKVRGVPVDHPGGDSTVASAQRVELLFTPEETQALLHHAPRVCSARVDDLLLTALAHALARWTGSPAVHFELEGHGREPLFEDMDVSRTVGWFTSLYPVLLDLGGCQSPREELQSIQEQLRRIPGRGVPYGLARYLRGEEGLANRLRALPRAEVSFDYLGQTDAMAAGAMAWTRLSAGPTRSPRGRRRDRVEIIAVVAGRQLHVTWTYSIGLHETATMTRLSDDFARSLRALLAACEGPENEGTTC from the coding sequence TTGCAGTTTCGAGCTCGTGAACAGGGGAGTCAGATCACCTATCGTTTCCTGGGCTCCGGCGACCCCGAGGGGGCAGTCGAGGAATGGAGCCTGGCTCATCTGGACATCCTGGCGCGTTCGATCGCGGCGACGCTTCAGGAGGCGAACGCCCGGGGAGAACGGGCGTTGCTGCTCTATGCTCCGGGCCTGGAGTTCATCGCCGCCTTCGTGGGTTGCCTGTATGCCGGCGTCACGGCGGTCCCCTGCTACCCTCCCGATCCTTCGCGGCTCGACCGGACGTTGCCTCGAATGCGCGCAATCGCCCAGGACTGCGAGGCGCGCTTCATCCTCACGACCACGCCCATCCTGGAGATGGTGGGCGCACTTGCAACCTACGCCCCGGAGCTGCTCAAGGTGCGCTGGATTGCAACGGACTCGACGAGCCATGACCTGGCCAGCGCCTATCGCCGCCCGGATCTCGACGAGGGGTCCCTGGCTTTCCTTCAGTACACGTCAGGCTCCACGGGCACTCCCAAGGGGGTGATGGTCAGCCACGCCAACCTCATGCACAACGAGCGGATGATCGAGATGGGATTCGAGATCAATCACTCCGCGGTCATCGTGGGGTGGCTGCCGATGTTCCACGACATGGGTCTCATCGGCCAGGTTCTGCAGCCCCTGTACCTGGGGACGTCCGTCACGCTGATGTCGCCGCTTGACTTCCTGCAGCGACCGTACAGGTGGCTCCAAGCAATCTCCCATCTGCGCGCCACGGTGAGCGGCGGGCCCAACTTCGCCTATGAGCTTTGTGCCCGCAAGGTGACTCCCGAGGAGCGAGCCACGCTCGATCTGAGCTCCTGGGACGTGGCGTTCACGGGTGCCGAGCCGGTCCGCCGGGAGACCCTCGAGCGCTTCAGCGAGACCTTCAGCGCCTGCGGCTTCCGCAGGGGCTCTTTCCACGCCTGCTATGGATTGGCGGAGGCGACCCTGTTCGTCTCCGGCGCGTCCCGGGAGGCGCGCCCTGTCATCCACGCAGTGGACAAAGAGGCCCTGCAGCGCCACCAGGTCGTGGAGGCGCGGGGGGAGGGGGCGGACAGCCAGTGGATGGTGTCATCAGGCTGGATTGCCCCGGAGCTGAGGGTGGAGATCGTCAATCCCGAGACTTCCGAGGCGTGCCGCGCCGGTGAGGTGGGGGAGATCTGGGTGGCAGGGCCCAGCGTGGCCCTGGGGTATTGGGGCCGCCCCGAAGAGACCCAGCAAGTCTTCCATGCGCGGCTGGCCAACCAAGGCGCAGGGCCCTTCCTGAGGACAGGAGATCTGGGCTTCTTCATCGGCGAGGAGCTGTTCATCTCCGGTCGGCTCAAGGACGTCATCATCCTCCGAGGCCGCAATCACTATCCCCAGGATATCGAGCACACGGTGGAGCGGGCACATCCCTGTGTCCGGCCGGGGTGTTGTGCCGCCTTCTCCGTGGAGGTCTCGGGCGAGGAGCAGCTGATCGTGGCCGCCGAAGTGAAGCTGCACGGGGAGGAGCGAGCTGCCACCGTGGCAGATGCCATCCGCCGCGCCGTCGCCGATCACCATGAGGTGCACGTGCACGCTGTCGCGCTTTTGCGGCCCGGCACCGTCCTCAAGACCACGAGCGGCAAGATACAGCGCCGCGGCTGTCGGCAGCTCTACTTGGAAGGCAGCCTGGAACTGGAGGAGCTCTCCATCCGCGGAGAGCGCGTGCGCTATGTCGCCCCTCGCACGCCCGTGGAGGCCTCGCTCACCCAGATCCTCGCGGAGGTGCTGGAACTCGAGCGCGTGGGGATGGAGGACGACTTCCTCGTTCTCGGCGGCAACTCGCTCTCCGCGATGCAGGTGTCCGCCCGCATTCGCGACGGTTTGCAGGCCGAGCTGCCGATCCGCGCCCTGTTCGAACACCCAAAGGTGTCGCGCCTCGCTGAGGTGATCGAACGAGCGCTGGGCGCGGCAGCCGAGGGGAGGCGCAGAGAGGGGGTGCTCCTCACCCGGGCTCCCCGCGACCAACCTCTCCCGCTCTCCCACGCGCAGCAGCGGCTGTGGTTTCTGGACAAGCTCCACCCCGGCTCCGCCGAGTACCTCGTCTCCGAGTCGCTCCGCTTGGCGGGGCCTCTGCGGGTGGAGGTGCTGGAGGCCGCGCTCAACGAGGTGGTGCAGCGGCATGAGCTCCTACGCACCTCGTTCCCGGAGCGGCAAGGCGTGCCCTATCAGCACATCGCTCCCAGCCTGAAGGTGGACGTGGACGTGGTGGATCTTGGCTCACTTCCGGCTGAGCGCCGTGAGGCCGAGGCGCGGCGGCTGGCCACGGCCGAAGCGCGGCGGCCCTTTGACCTCTCACGCCTCCCCCTCGTCCGGTGCAGCGTGTTTCAGCTCACGGACCACGATCACGTGATCTGCTTCGTTCTGCACCACCTCGTTGCGGACGGCTGGTCGCGCAATCTCCTCCTCCGTGAACTCCACGTGTTGTACGAGGCCCTCGCCAGGGGCACGGAGGCCGTGCTGCCCACGCTCTCGCTCCAATACGCAGACTACGCCGCTTGGCAGCACCAAGCGCTCCTGGAGGCGGAGAGCTCGCGAGGAACTGACTACTGGGTCCGACAGCTCGCCAACCTCCCAGGCCCCCTCGATCTGCCAACGGACAGGCACACCCCGAACGGCGTGGAGTCGACCGGTGGCCAGCTCTCCATGACGCTGGGGAGCGAACTCAACCAAGGGCTTCAGTCGCTCTGCCAGGAGAGAAAGGTGACGCCCTTCATGGTGCTCCTGGCCGCATGGAGCGCTCTGCTCCATCGCTATACAGGCGCAGAGGACATCCCCGTGGGCTCGCCGATCGCTCTCCGGCCGCGCCTCGAACTCGAACCGCTCATTGGCCTCTTCCTCAACACGCTGGTGATGCGCACGCGGCCATCCGCCTCCATGCCATTCCTGGAGCTCCTGGAACAGGTCCGTACCACCGTCCTCGAGGCGGAGGCCCACCGCGAGATCCCCTTCGAGCACCTGGTGGCCAGGTTGCAGCCGGAGAGGAACCTCGAGCGGAGCCCCTTTTTCGAAGTGATGGTGAATGTCTTTCAGCTCTCTCCGGTGCGAGACTTCTCCCCGCAGGGGCTCCAGGCCCGACCCTTCCAGCTCGAGGAGACATCCGCCCGCTTTGCCCTCACCTTGTACGGCCTCGAGCACGCCGGCCAACTCGAGCTCGTCCTGCTCTACCGGCGCGATCGCTTCTCGCCCGCACGGGCAGCCTGCATGCTGGAGCAGTTCGAGCACCTGTTGCACCAGATCGTGGCGTCACCTGAGCGGCCGATCGGCGCTTGCACGCTTGTGACTCCCCTGTCCCGCCTGCGGCTCCCCGATCCGACGGTCACGCTCTCCCTGGTTCCTTACGAGCCCGTCCCGCACCTGCTTCGTACGCAGGCGAGGCTCTTCGCGCAGAAAAGCGCCATCTGCCACCAGGGCAGGACCTGGAGCTACGAGGCGCTCGGTGAGGCCATGGCCGCTCTGGTGCGCGCCCTGCTCGCACATGGGCTCGAGCCACACGACGTGGTCGCCGTCACCGGGCCAAGAAGCTTTGGCCTCATCGCCGCCATGTCAGCGGTGCTGGCCGCACGGGGGGTACTGCTCTCCCTTGATCCCAGGCTGCCTGGCGAGCGGCAGCGGCTGATGCTGCGCCGCGCCGGTGCCCGTTATCTGCTCCACGTTGCCAGCGAAAATGAGCACCCGGAATCGTTCTTCGACGGCCTCACTCGACTCGAGGTCTCCACCGCGAATGGCCGCCTCCTGGATGCGCCGCCCACGGGAGAGCCCGCCCCGTGCCCACTCCCGGAGATCCGGCCCGAGGACCCGGCCTACATCTTCTTCACCTCAGGGACCACCGGCCTACCCAAGGCTGTCCTCGGCTGGCACACCGGACTCAGCCATTTTCTGCACTGGCAGCGAGAGTCCTTTGGCATCGGCCCCGCCGATCGCGCGGCACAGCTGACAGGCCTCTCCTTTGATGTGCTTCTGAGGGATGTTTTCACCCCTCTGACGAGCGGGGCCACGCTCTGCATTCCAGGCGAGGAAGAGCTGGGCGATCCCTCCGCGCTCCTGAGCTGGATGGAGCACCAACGCATCACCCTCCTGCACACCGTTCCCACGCTGGCCCGGAGCTGGCTGGAGTACGTGCCGGAGCATGTACACCTGGGCACGCTCCGCTGGGCGTTCTTCGCAGGCGAGCCGCTCTCCCACGCACTGGTGGAGTGCTGGCGGAGCAGGTTTCCGGGAGCTGGCGGCATCGTCAACCTCTACGGCCCTACCGAGACGACGCTCGCAAAGTGCGGGTTCGTCGTGGGACCGGAGCCTGAGCCGGGCGTGCAACCCGTAGGCTTGCCTCTCCCTCACACCCAGGCCCTCGTCCTCAACAGGGCGGGCGGGCTGTGTGGAGTGGGAGAGATCGGCGAGATCACGATACGCACTCCCTACCGCAGCCTCGGTTATCTGGGCGACCGGGCGGAGACGGAGCAGCGCTTCTTGCCCAACCCCTTCCGGTCAGAGAAGCTCGACGACAAGGACCTGCTCTACCGTACCGGGGACCTCGGCCGCTACCGGCCGGATGGCAACCTGGAGATCCTCGGCCGCATCGACCATCAGATCAAGGTGGCCGGAGTCCGCATCGAACCCGAAGAGATCGCTGAGGTGCTCTCGCAGCACGCGGATGTGAGTGCGTGTGCCGTGGTCGCCAGGCATCACCCCCGAGGCCACTTGGCGCTCGTTGCGTATGTTGTTCCCAGCACGGCCCGGGTGCCTCCGCCCTCGGAGCTCATCGCCTTTCTCGCCGAGAGGCTCCCCTCCACGATGGTACCTTCCCTGGCCGTCGTCCTCGAACAACTGCCACTCACGCCCAATGGCAAGCTCGATCGACAGGCCCTCCCGGAGCCGGACTGGACAGCCCCCTCGCGGAGGGGGGTACCCGTCGAGCCGCGGACCGAGGCAGAGCGGTCGCTCGCCGGGCTCTGGTGTCGCCTGCTCGGCCTCGCAAGCGTAGGAGTCCACGACAGCTTCTTCACCCTCGGCGGCCACTCCCTCCTGGCCATGCGCCTGCTCGCCGAGGTGGAGAAAACGTTCGGCACCCGGCTTCCCGTGAGGGCCCTCTTCGAGGCCCCGACCATCGCTGGGCTGGCGGCGCTCCTCGAGCAGCGGCAGGCAAGGCAGGCGCCCGCCCTGGATGAGGCCACGCAGGGACTCCTCCCGGATGTGGGTCGGCGCTTCGAGCCGTTCCCCTTGACCGATACCCAGGCAGCCTACTGGGTTGGACGCAGCGCAGCGCTGGCATCGAGCGGCATCTCCACGGAGAGCTACACCGAGTTCGAGCTGGTGGGGTTCGACGTGTCACGGCTGAGCGCAGCGCTGAATCAGCTCATCCAACGGCACGACATGCTCCGCGCCATTATCCGCCAGGACGGCCAACAGCAGATCCTGGCGGATGTCCCCTTCTACACCATCGAGAGCCTCGATCTGCGCGGCAGATCCGCCCGGGAAGTGGAGACCGCGCTGGCAGATATCCGCGAGAGAATGTCCCATCGCGCCCTGCCTGGCGACCGCTGGCCGCTCTTCGAGCTACGCGCTTCCCTGCTCGAGGGAGAACGGGTCCGGCTGCACGTGGGCCTGGACGCGCTGATCGTCGACGCATGGAGCGCACTCCTGCTGGGCCATGAGCTGATGAGCCTTATCGAAGCCCCGGAGGAGGTGCAGCCGCCGCCCGAGCTTTCGTTCCGCGACTACGTGCTCGCCGAGTTCGCCTCCCGCGAGTCCCAGGATTACCACCGCGCCCGGGATTACTGGCGGGCTCGCCTCCCGGAACTCCCTCCTGCTCCCGAGCTGCCGATGGTGGACACGGGAAGGAAGGAAGGCCGCTCGCTCTTCCGTCGTCGTGCCTCGGTGCTGGCTCAGGCGGACTGGAGCCGCTTGCGCGCCCGCGCCGCCGAGGCGGGCCTCTCTCCCTCGGCGCTGCTGCTGGCGGCCTACTCGGAGACACTCGCGTGCTGGAGCCGCTCGGCGCGGTTCACCCTCAACGTGACCCTGTACAACCGCCGACCCTCTCATCCGCGCGTCAATGAGCTCATCGGAAACTTCAGCACCCTGAGCCTGCTGGAGGTCGACCTGCGCAGCCGCGAGCCGTTTGCAGACAGGGCGCGCCGCCTCCAGGAGCGGCTTTGGAGTGACCTCGACCACTCGGCCTTCTCCGGAGTACAGCTCATGCGGGAACTCGCGCGCAGCGGGCGCGCCTCGGTCGATGCCGTCATGCCCATCGTCTTCACCAGCACGCTGGGAATGCCCACGCCCGCAGGCAGGAAGCTGCGCGTGCCTCCCATCGTCCACGGCATCACCCAGAGCGCCCAGGTGTTCCTCAACCACGGCGCCTCCGAGCGAGAGGAGGGACTCGAGCTGCGCTGGGACGCGCTCGAGGAGAGGTTCCGGCCTGGAGTGCTGGAGGAGATGTTCTCGGCCTATGTGCGCCGGCTCGAGCGCCTTGCACGAGAGCCCGCAGCGTGGCTGGAGTCCTCTGCCCTGGAGACGCCCCGCCACCTGCTGGCGCTCCAGACGGGGGAGACGATCCGACAGCCGGACACGCGTCTCCACTCCCTCTTCGAGGAACGGGCGCGGGAGCAGCCCGAGCAACTCGCGGTCATCTCCTCTCAGCGGACGCTCTCCTATGCCGAGCTCCACCGCCTCGCTGTCCACCTGGGAGATCGCTTGCACGCTCGCGGAGCTCGGCCCGGTCAGCTCATCGCGATCCTCATGGAGAAGGGGTGGGAGCAGGTCCTGGCGGTGCTCGGCGTCCTCTACTCCGGCGCCGCGTACCTCCCCATCGCTCCCTCACTGCCGCCCGAGCGTATTCGCTACCTGCTGCGAAACGGCGAGGTCCGCATCGTGCTCACCCAGTCCGTGCTCGACAGGGCGCTCTCCCTCCCGCAGGACGTGGAGTGGATTGCCGTCGACCAGGAGCGGGCGGCCCTCGACGCCCCGGCCCCTGCCGAGCCACGCCAGCGAGGCGACGACTTGGCTTATGTCATCTACACCTCCGGCTCCACCGGCGAGCCCAAGGGGGTGATGATCGACCATCGCGGGGCCGTCAACACGATCCTGGAGCTCAACGGCCGGCTCGGGCTGAAGCCGGGAGATCGCGTGCTCGGCGTCTCCTCGTTGAGCTTCGATCTGTCTGTGTATGACATCTTGGGGACACTGGCCGCGGGCGCGGCCCTGGTCCTGCCCGAGCCCTCGGGCAACCGCGACCCGCAGCACTGGGCCCGCTGTATCACCCGGCATGGTGTGACGGTGTGGAACTCGGTACCAGCGCTCATGGAGATGCTCGTCGAGTGGGCGTCACAGATTGACCCGGAAGCACTCCGGCCCCTCCGGCTCGCCCTGTTGTCGGGTGACTGGATCCCCGTCTCCCTCCCCGAGCGCGTGCGCCGCCTCAACCCAAGGATCGAGCTCCTGAGCCTGGGAGGTGCGACCGAGGCCTCCATCTGGTCCATCGTCTACCCCATCCAGGGCGTTGAGGCCTCTTGGGCCAGCATTCCCTATGGCCGGGCCATGGCCAATCAGGGGGTCTACGTGCTGGATGAACACTTCACCCCCCGCCCCGTCTGGGTTGTCGGCGAGCTGTACATTGGCGGCGTGGGGGTCGCCAGGGGCTACTGGCGCGATTCGGTGCGGACCGAGCAACGGTTCCTGGATCACCCGGAGCTCGGGAGGCTCTACCGCACCGGAGATCTCGGGCGCCTGCTGCCTGACGGTCACATCGAGTTCCTGGGACGAGAGGACACTCAGGTCAAGCTCCGCGGCCACCGTATCGAGCTGGGAGAGCTCGAGGCCACCCTGCTGCGGCACCCCCGAGTGGCGGAGGCGGTGGCAACGGTGTTCACCGAGCAGGGAGACAGAAGGCTGGTGGCGTATGTGGTTGCGCGCGAGGGGGGAGAGGCGCCGACGGAAGAGCTCCTGCGAGAGCACCTCGCCGCCACCCTTCCCGCGTACATGGTGCCCGCGAGGCTGATCCTCCTGAAATCCCTCCCTCTCACGGCCAACGGCAAGGTGGATCGAAATCGCCTGCCGACTCCGGTACAGCCGCGCGCCGAGGCGTCCGGGGAGCCACGCACGGAGAAAGAGGAGGCACTGAGCCAGATCTGGCAGGAGGTCCTCGGAGCTCCAGGAGTCGGCCTCGAGGCCAACTTCTTCGAGCTGGGGGGCGACTCGATCCTCGCCGTCCAGGTCGTGGCGCGCGCAGCGCGGGCCGGGCTGCGGCTCAGCGTGCGGCAGTTCTTTCAGCATCCGACGATTGCCAGCCTGGCAGCCGTGGTCGAGTCCTGTGCCCCCACAGCAGAGGCCGAGGAGGCGTCCGACGGGGAGGTTCCCCTCACCCCCATGCAGCGCTGGTTCTTCGAGCGCGACTTCGCTGATCCCCACCACTGGAATCAAGCCCTGCTCCTGGAGTGGCGCAGGCCCGTGAGCCCGACGGCCCTGCGCCAGGCGCTTGCGGCGCTCCTCGAGCACCATGGCGCGCTACGCATGCGCTTCCACCAGGAGCAAGGGCGGTGGGTCCAGGTGCAAACGCCCTGGAATGGCGAGGTAGCGTTCGACCATCTGGATCTCTCGGCCCTCGCAGGCACGGCGCAGGAGGCCCGCCTCCAGGAACTCGCCGCCGAGCGACAAGCGAGCCTCTCGCTGGAGCAGGGCCCATTGCTCCGCGCCACGCTGCTCGATCGCGGCCCGGCTCAAGCCCCCCTGTTCCTGCTCATCGTTCACCACCTCGTCGTGGACGGTATCTCCTGGCGAATCCTGTTGCAGGATCTGCAGGTAGCGCTCGAGCGGATCGAAGCCTCTCCGGGAGGGGCCGCCCTCGCGCTGGGGCCGCGGACGGCCTCGCTCCGGAGCTGGGCAATGCGGCTGCGCGAGCACGCGCAGTCACCCGAGGTGGCGGAGGCCGCCTCGTACTGGCTCTCGCTGCCCTGGCAGAAGGTGCGGGGCGTGCCTGTGGACCACCCGGGTGGCGACAGCACGGTGGCCTCTGCTCAGCGGGTGGAACTCCTCTTCACCCCGGAGGAAACCCAGGCGCTGCTCCACCACGCGCCGCGAGTGTGCTCTGCACGGGTGGATGACCTCCTCCTGACCGCCCTGGCCCATGCCCTGGCACGGTGGACGGGCTCTCCCGCGGTCCACTTCGAGCTCGAGGGACACGGCCGCGAGCCCCTCTTCGAGGACATGGATGTCAGCCGCACGGTGGGTTGGTTCACCTCTCTCTACCCGGTGCTTCTGGATCTGGGCGGGTGCCAGAGCCCGCGCGAAGAGCTCCAGTCCATCCAGGAGCAGTTGCGCCGGATTCCGGGCAGAGGCGTGCCATACGGCCTGGCGCGGTACCTCCGAGGAGAGGAGGGGCTGGCCAATCGGCTGAGAGCGCTCCCCAGGGCCGAGGTGAGCTTCGACTACCTGGGGCAGACGGACGCGATGGCGGCGGGTGCGATGGCATGGACTCGCCTGTCGGCAGGACCGACGCGCAGCCCGCGGGGGCGGCGGCGAGATCGGGTGGAGATCATCGCAGTCGTGGCGGGCAGGCAGCTCCACGTGACATGGACATACAGCATTGGCCTGCACGAGACGGCAACGATGACACGCCTGTCAGACGATTTCGCTCGGTCGCTCCGAGCGTTGCTTGCAGCGTGTGAGGGTCCTGAAAATGAAGGCACAACCTGCTGA
- a CDS encoding class I SAM-dependent methyltransferase — MGAVGHLRCPRDGSQLSVLEEHALVCETNGHPVGARWGILDFSPPGSPHAFGPWVTRLYDTLLVRWHQPRLFGVSPRTLVEFHLRAMELARGGTILDVPCGSGIFSIGAAAQAGVRHYLGVDISLPMLQVARKRCTRYGLESTLARAELCALPLAAESVDVVICSLGLQFIERREAGLREMRRVLRPGGWLLGVAPALGLHPRYDQRHALRARKDFPVAPAELGAEFKLARLVLDEPLRTQGALVFWKAQAL; from the coding sequence ATGGGAGCTGTGGGGCACCTCCGCTGTCCGCGGGACGGATCGCAGCTGAGCGTGTTGGAGGAACACGCGCTGGTGTGCGAAACGAACGGGCATCCCGTTGGGGCTCGCTGGGGGATCCTCGACTTCTCACCACCTGGCTCCCCCCATGCGTTTGGCCCCTGGGTGACACGGCTGTACGACACGCTCCTGGTGAGATGGCACCAGCCCCGGCTGTTTGGAGTGAGCCCCCGGACGCTCGTGGAGTTTCACCTACGAGCCATGGAACTGGCCCGAGGCGGCACGATCCTCGATGTGCCCTGCGGCTCGGGGATCTTCTCCATCGGCGCAGCCGCGCAAGCGGGTGTACGGCACTACCTGGGTGTGGATATCTCGCTGCCCATGCTGCAGGTTGCAAGAAAGCGCTGCACGCGCTACGGCCTCGAATCCACCCTGGCACGGGCCGAGCTGTGCGCGCTCCCGCTCGCCGCGGAATCCGTAGACGTGGTGATCTGCAGCCTGGGGCTACAGTTCATTGAGCGGCGGGAAGCGGGTCTCCGGGAGATGCGGCGCGTGCTGCGGCCCGGAGGGTGGCTGCTCGGCGTGGCCCCGGCGCTCGGCCTCCACCCTCGCTATGATCAGCGACACGCACTCCGCGCGCGCAAGGACTTTCCTGTGGCGCCTGCCGAGCTGGGAGCAGAGTTCAAACTCGCCAGGCTCGTGCTGGATGAGCCCCTGCGCACCCAGGGAGCGCTGGTCTTCTGGAAGGCGCAAGCCCTTTAG
- a CDS encoding BrxA/BrxB family bacilliredoxin, producing the protein MPYSPLLVRPMREELTSIGFQELMTADQVDAWMNQTG; encoded by the coding sequence ATGCCTTACAGCCCCCTGCTTGTCAGACCGATGCGCGAAGAGCTCACCAGCATCGGCTTTCAAGAGCTGATGACCGCGGATCAGGTCGACGCCTGGATGAACCAGACGGGGTGA